One Silene latifolia isolate original U9 population chromosome 4, ASM4854445v1, whole genome shotgun sequence DNA segment encodes these proteins:
- the LOC141651343 gene encoding uncharacterized protein LOC141651343 yields MREWVEDVMRELDEQEITVFILGVWAMWEMRNKVVFENKVVQIDGIVKRVRELMREMDELEEGCLQSAEKGKSRVIAQGVAEQRRILGGYEVVVSVDAGVKEGMGMGIGVICRDDTGGVLWGWEERRRQEFEVRVAEVEAVLVGLRWAMKMKHRRVRVETDCKDVIEALQGNTCGRSDFHIVIKEVLDLRSCFDFVTWSHVSRNYNRAAHCLAHSCTLGGGNFLDGSTMQGRSY; encoded by the coding sequence ATGAGGGAGTGGGTGGAGGATGTTATGAGGGAGCTCGATGAACAGGAGATCACGGTCTTCATTTTGGGTGTATGGGCTATGTGGGAGATGCGCAATAAGGTCGTTTTCGAGAATAAGGTGGTGCAAATAGACGGGATTGTTAAGAGGGTGAGGGAATTGATGCGGGAGATGGATGAACTAGAGGAGGGGTGTTTGCAGTCGGCTGAGAAGGGGAAAAGCAGGGTGATTGCGCAGGGGGTGGCTGAACAGAGGAGGATTTTGGGAGGGTATGAGGTGGTGGTGAGTGTAGATGCCGGGGTTAAAGAAGGGATGGGCATGGGGATTGGTGTCATTTGTCGAGATGATACGGGTGGTGTACTATGGGGTTGGGAGGAGAGACGCAGGCAGGAGTTCGAGGTGAGGGTCGCGGAAGTTGAGGCAGTTCTGGTGGGTCTGAGGTGGGCTATGAAGATGAAGCATAGGCGGGTTCGAGTCGAAACCGATTGCAAAGATGTGATTGAAGCTCTTCAAGGAAACACGTGTGGACGGAGTGACTTTCATATAGTCATTAAAGAAGTTTTAGATTTACGTTCTTGTTTTGATTTTGTTACGTGGTCGCATGTTAGTCGAAACTATAATAGAGCTGCTCATTGTTTAGCTCATTCTTGTACGCTTGGTGGAGGTAATTTCCTCGATGGATCGACTATGCAGGGGCGTAGCTACTAA